In one Lolium rigidum isolate FL_2022 chromosome 3, APGP_CSIRO_Lrig_0.1, whole genome shotgun sequence genomic region, the following are encoded:
- the LOC124696402 gene encoding lysosomal Pro-X carboxypeptidase-like, translating into MERRIIVLLSLLLTLLLSCHASAAGGTQARRRHTSPLARHQRVITAEAAATAAATGVPAMVKYETRYYTQRLDHFNAAPASYRTFQQRYLVNATYWGGKTAPIFVYAGNEGNVELFTNNTGFMWELAPSFRAMLVFIEHRYYGHSVPFGSEEAAFRNTSTAGYLTTTQAVADYATLVQSLKSNLSAHAAPVIVFGGSYGGMLAAWMRMKYPHVVIGAIASSAPILSFYGLAEPYAFYDIISNDFKSESQNCHDVLMNSWKELDKALSNEAGRAKLNSTFKMCRASSVDAIPNLLDTAIVYSAMTDYPTESGFLTPLPPYPVKAICRAIDHPSAGKDTFSRINDAMMVYYNYTGHADCLGDAEENDPYGMYDGWDWQACTEMILMSYGIRNGSVLPPEPFNFTEVLDGCRASTGLPPRPYWITTEFGGFDIAHVLKRTASNIVFFNGLRDPWSSGGVLKSISKSVIALVEPKGSHHVDLRFSSKEDPDWLKQVRVKETRIIAHWLRQYYKDEAMGHK; encoded by the exons ATGGAGCGACGCATCATCGTCCTCCTCTCCCTTCTCCTCACCCTACTCCTCTCGTGCCATGCATCCGCAGCCGGCGGCACCCAGGCGAGGCGGCGGCATACGTCGCCGCTGGCGCGTCACCAGCGCGTGATCACCGCGGAGGCAGCGGCGACCGCCGCGGCCACGGGCGTGCCGGCGATGGTGAAGTACGAGACGCGGTACTACACGCAGCGGCTGGACCACTTCAACGCGGCGCCGGCGAGCTACCGCACGTTCCAGCAGCGATACCTGGTGAACGCCACGTACTGGGGCGGCAAGACGGCGCCGATCTTCGTGTACGCCGGAAACGAGGGCAACGTCGAGCTCTTCACCAACAACACAGGGTTCATGTGGGAGCTCGCTCCCAGCTTCCGGGCCATGCTAGTCTTCATAGAG CATCGGTACTACGGGCACTCGGTGCCGTTCGGTAGCGAGGAGGCGGCCTTCAGGAACACGAGCACGGCGGGGTACCTGACGACGACGCAGGCCGTCGCCGACTACGCCACGCTCGTTCAGAGCCTCAAGTCCAACCTCAGCGCCCACGCCGCACCGGTCATCGTCTTTGGCGGATCCTACGGCGGCA TGCTGGCGGCGTGGATGAGGATGAAGTACCCGCACGTGGTCATTGGCGCCATTGCGTCGTCGGCGCCAATTCTCAGCTTCTACGGCCTCGCCGAGCCCTACGCCTTCTACGACATCATCTCTAACGATTTCAAG AGTGAGAGCCAAAATTGCCACGACGTGCTGATGAACTCTTGGAAAGAGCTGGACAAGGCGCTCTCCAATGAGGCAGGTCGGGCGAAGCTCAACAGTACATTCAAGATGTGCCG AGCAAGCAGCGTGGACGCGATACCAAACTTGCTCGACACTGCCATCGTCTACTCCGCCATGACGGACTACCCGACGGAGTCCGGCTTCCTCACTCCCCTTCCTCCTTATCCCGTCAAAGCG ATTTGCCGGGCGATCGACCACCCATCGGCGGGCAAGGACACCTTCTCGAGGATCAACGACGCCATGATGGTCTACTACAACTACACCGGCCATGCAGACTGCCTTGGCGACGCCGAGGAGAACGACCCCTACGGCATGTACGATGGCTGGGACTGGCAGGCATGCACGGAGATGATTCTCATGAGCTACGGCATCCGTAACGGCAGCGTCCTCCCGCCAGAGCCCTTCAACTTCACCGAGGTCCTTgacggctgccgcgcctccaccggaCTGCCGCCACGCCCATACTGGATCACCACCGAGTTCGGCGGATTC GATATTGCACATGTTTTGAAGAGAACTGCTAGCAACATTGTCTTCTTCAACGGGCTGCGGGATCCGTGGAGCAGCGGCGG TGTACTGAAGAGCATCTCCAAAAGCGTCATTGCGCTGGTTGAGCCAAAAG GTTCACATCATGTAGACTTGAGATTCTCCAGCAAGGAAGACCCCGATTGGCTTAAGCAAGTGCGGGTAAAGGAGACGAGAATCATAGCCCATTGGCTCAGACAATACTACAAAGATGAAGCCATGGGCCATAAGTAG